The sequence below is a genomic window from Cryobacterium arcticum.
TCTCGACCGCGCGCTCGATGTCGCCATCGGCTTCGACGAGTGCGTTCTTGGTGTCGACCATGCCGGTGCCGAGGCGCTCGCGCAGGATCTTGACGGATTCGAGGTTGAAGTTTGCCATACCTGTTGTCCTTACTTGGTGTCGGCTACGGGAGCGTCGGCTGCAACCTCTTCGGTTGCGGCTTCGGCCGCTGCGGGCTCTGCTGCTTCGGTCTCAGCGACGGGCGCCTCTTCTGCAACCTGCTCGGTGGCGACGGTTTCGTCGGCAACCTTCTCGGTGTCAGCGGAGGACTGCTCGGGCGTGGTCTCGGCCGGAGCTGCGAGCAGCTCGGCTTCCCAGGCGGCGAGGGGCTCGACTTCGGCGCCCTCTTCCGGCTTCTGGTGACGCTGGATGAGGCCCTCGGCAGCGGCGTCCGCGATGATGCGGGTCAAGAGGCCCACGGAACGGATGGCGTCGTCGTTACCCGGGATCGGGTACTGCACGTCGTCGGGGTCGCAGTTGGTGTCGAGGATCGCGATGACGGGGATGCCGAGCTTGCGCGCCTCGTCGATGGCGAGGTGCTCCTTGTTGGTGTCGACAACCCAGAGCGCGGACGGCGTCTTGGTCAGGTTGCGGATTCCGCCGAGGCTCTTGTGCAGCTTGACGAGCTCGCGCTTCTTGATGAGCATTTCCTTCTTCGTGAAACCGCTCTTGGCGGTGTCCTCGAA
It includes:
- the rpsB gene encoding 30S ribosomal protein S2, which produces MAVVTIRQLLDSGVHFGHQTRRWNPKMKRFIFTERSGIYIIDLQQSLGFVDKAYDFVKETVAHGGTILFVGTKKQAQESISEQATRVGQPYVNQRWLGGLLTNFQTVSKRLARMKELEELDFEDTAKSGFTKKEMLIKKRELVKLHKSLGGIRNLTKTPSALWVVDTNKEHLAIDEARKLGIPVIAILDTNCDPDDVQYPIPGNDDAIRSVGLLTRIIADAAAEGLIQRHQKPEEGAEVEPLAAWEAELLAAPAETTPEQSSADTEKVADETVATEQVAEEAPVAETEAAEPAAAEAATEEVAADAPVADTK